In Chitinophagaceae bacterium, one genomic interval encodes:
- a CDS encoding OmpH family outer membrane protein has protein sequence MIKKISIFFACIVISTSVYPQQLAIKIGYVSIEYVLSQMPEAKQIESELKAYKSQLENRLESKVKEFQSKGQDFQTNYQKMTELERSDKQEELQNLQASIEKFQREAQTSLQEKEVQLLQPAYDKIQKSIDAIAKENAYTYILRAEALLYGDKETDVSKLVLKNMGITPTTEPIKKNSTNTLPKPPDLKKN, from the coding sequence ATGATAAAAAAAATAAGTATATTTTTTGCGTGTATTGTAATAAGCACCTCTGTTTATCCACAGCAGCTTGCTATAAAAATAGGATATGTGAGTATAGAGTATGTTTTAAGCCAGATGCCTGAAGCAAAGCAGATAGAATCTGAATTGAAAGCATATAAATCACAATTAGAAAATAGATTAGAATCAAAAGTAAAAGAATTTCAATCAAAAGGTCAGGACTTTCAAACAAATTATCAAAAAATGACTGAGTTAGAGAGGTCTGATAAACAAGAAGAATTACAAAATTTACAGGCATCTATTGAAAAATTTCAAAGAGAAGCACAAACATCTCTCCAAGAAAAAGAAGTGCAGTTACTACAACCCGCATACGACAAAATTCAAAAATCAATTGATGCAATAGCAAAAGAAAACGCGTATACTTATATATTGAGAGCTGAAGCTCTTTTGTATGGAGATAAAGAAACCGATGTTTCTAAATTAGTATTAAAAAATATGGGTATAACACCTACTACAGAACCCATCAAAAAAAATTCTACTAACACTCTTCCCAAGCCACCCGATTTGAAAAAGAACTAA